In the genome of Pseudomonas sp. P5_109, one region contains:
- a CDS encoding 2-hydroxy-3-oxopropionate reductase encodes MAKIGFIGTGIMGHPMALNLQKAGHSLFLSAHHDAAPADLVAGGAVALANPKEVAQEAEFIIVMVPDTPQVDDVLFRADGIAAGVGKGKVVIDMSSISPTATKAFAAKINEKGAQYLDAPVSGGEVGAKAATLSIMVGGDADAFERALPLFQAMGKNITLVGGNGDGQTAKVANQIIVALNIQAVAEALLFASKNGADPAKVREALMGGFASSKILEVHGERMIKGTFDPGFRISLHQKDLNLALQGAKELNINLPNTANTQQVFSTCAAIGGSNWDHSALIKGLEHMANFSIRDKK; translated from the coding sequence ATGGCTAAAATCGGATTTATCGGCACCGGCATCATGGGCCACCCAATGGCGTTGAACCTGCAGAAAGCCGGTCACAGCCTGTTCCTGTCGGCGCACCACGACGCCGCCCCTGCCGACCTGGTGGCCGGTGGCGCCGTCGCCCTGGCGAACCCGAAAGAAGTCGCCCAGGAAGCCGAATTCATCATCGTCATGGTGCCGGATACCCCGCAGGTCGATGACGTGCTGTTCCGTGCCGATGGCATTGCTGCCGGTGTTGGCAAAGGCAAAGTAGTGATCGACATGAGCTCGATCTCGCCGACCGCCACCAAGGCTTTCGCGGCAAAAATCAACGAAAAAGGCGCGCAGTACCTCGACGCCCCGGTATCCGGCGGTGAAGTCGGCGCCAAGGCCGCGACCCTGAGCATCATGGTCGGCGGCGATGCCGACGCATTCGAACGCGCCCTGCCGCTGTTCCAGGCCATGGGCAAGAACATCACCCTGGTCGGTGGCAACGGCGACGGTCAGACCGCCAAGGTGGCCAACCAGATCATCGTGGCCCTGAACATCCAGGCCGTGGCCGAAGCCCTGCTGTTCGCTTCGAAAAACGGTGCCGATCCAGCCAAGGTGCGTGAAGCACTGATGGGCGGCTTCGCGTCCTCGAAGATCCTCGAAGTGCACGGCGAGCGCATGATCAAGGGCACCTTCGATCCAGGTTTCCGCATCAGCCTGCACCAGAAGGACCTGAACCTGGCCCTGCAAGGCGCCAAGGAGCTGAACATCAACCTGCCGAACACCGCCAACACCCAACAAGTGTTCAGCACCTGCGCGGCCATCGGTGGCAGCAACTGGGACCACTCGGCGCTGATCAAGGGCCTGGAACACATGGCGAACTTCTCGATTCGCGACAAGAAGTAA
- the hyi gene encoding hydroxypyruvate isomerase, which translates to MPRFAANLSMLFTEQDFLARFEAAAKAGFSGVEYLFPYDFSSAEIKATLDANGLTQVLFNLPAGDWAKGERGIACLPDRVEEFRAGVDLAIAYAQVLGNTQVNCLAGIRPQGFDDATVEKTFVANLKYAADKLQAAGIKLVMEAINTRDIPGFYLNNTAQALSIREQVGSANLFLQYDIYHMQIMEGDLARTLQSHLGEINHVQLADNPGRNEPGTGEINYRFLFEHLDRIGYQGWVGCEYKPLTTTEAGLGWLKTHNAI; encoded by the coding sequence ATGCCGCGTTTCGCAGCCAACCTGTCCATGCTGTTCACCGAACAGGACTTTCTCGCCCGTTTCGAAGCGGCCGCCAAGGCCGGCTTCAGTGGTGTCGAATACCTGTTCCCGTACGACTTCAGCTCCGCCGAAATCAAGGCCACGCTCGACGCCAACGGTCTGACCCAAGTGCTGTTCAACCTGCCGGCCGGTGACTGGGCCAAGGGCGAGCGCGGTATCGCGTGCCTGCCGGACCGGGTCGAAGAGTTCCGTGCCGGTGTCGACCTGGCTATCGCTTACGCGCAAGTACTGGGCAACACCCAGGTCAACTGCCTGGCCGGTATTCGTCCGCAGGGCTTTGACGATGCCACCGTGGAGAAAACCTTCGTCGCCAACCTCAAGTACGCGGCCGACAAGCTGCAAGCGGCGGGCATCAAGCTGGTGATGGAAGCGATCAACACCCGTGACATTCCGGGCTTCTACCTGAACAACACGGCGCAAGCCCTGTCGATTCGCGAGCAGGTCGGCAGCGCCAACCTGTTCCTGCAATACGACATCTACCACATGCAAATCATGGAAGGCGATCTGGCCCGCACCCTGCAATCGCACCTGGGCGAGATCAACCATGTGCAGCTCGCGGACAACCCGGGGCGCAACGAACCAGGTACCGGTGAAATCAACTACCGCTTCCTGTTCGAACACCTGGACCGCATCGGTTACCAGGGCTGGGTCGGTTGCGAATACAAGCCGCTGACCACCACCGAAGCGGGCCTGGGCTGGTTGAAAACCCATAACGCGATCTAA
- the gcl gene encoding glyoxylate carboligase: MSKMRAIEAAVLVMRREGVDTAFGIPGAAINPLYNALQKVGGIDHVLARHVEGASHMAEGYTRTKAGNIGVCIGTSGPAGTDMVTGLYSASADSIPILCITGQAPRARMHKEDFQAVDITSIVKPVTKWATTVLEPGQVPYAFQKAFFEMRSGRPGPVLIDLPFDVQMAEIEFDIDAYQPLPLAKPTASRIQVEKALALLDQAERPLLVAGGGIINADASDLLVEFAELTGIPVIPTLMGWGTIPDDHPLMVGMVGLQTSHRYGNATMLKSDVVLGIGNRWANRHTGSVDVYTEGRKFIHVDIEGTQIGRVFTPDLGIVSDAAAALTVFIEVAREWQAAGKLKNRSAWLQDCQQRKASLQRKTHFDNVPVKPQRVYEEMNQVFGKDTCYVSTIGLSQIAGAQFLHVYKPRHWINCGQAGPLGWTIPAALGVVKADPDRKVVALSGDYDFQFMIEELAVGAQFKLPYIHVVVNNSYLGLIRQAQRGFDMDYCVQLSFDNLNAPELNGYGVDHVAVAEGLGCKALRVFEPSQIQPALRKAQELIEEFKVPVIVEIILERVTNISMGTEINAVNEFEDLALVGNDAPTAISLLD; the protein is encoded by the coding sequence ATGAGCAAAATGAGAGCAATCGAAGCCGCCGTTCTGGTGATGCGCCGTGAAGGGGTTGATACCGCTTTTGGCATCCCGGGTGCAGCCATCAACCCGCTGTACAACGCCCTGCAAAAAGTCGGCGGCATCGATCACGTACTCGCTCGCCACGTTGAAGGCGCCTCGCACATGGCCGAGGGCTACACCCGCACCAAGGCCGGCAACATCGGCGTGTGCATCGGGACTTCCGGCCCTGCCGGCACCGACATGGTCACCGGGCTCTACAGCGCCTCGGCCGACTCGATTCCAATCCTCTGCATTACCGGCCAGGCACCCCGCGCCCGTATGCACAAGGAAGACTTCCAGGCTGTCGACATCACCAGCATCGTCAAGCCCGTCACCAAGTGGGCAACCACTGTCCTGGAGCCGGGCCAAGTGCCTTACGCGTTCCAGAAAGCTTTCTTTGAAATGCGCTCCGGTCGTCCAGGTCCAGTGCTGATCGACCTGCCGTTCGACGTGCAGATGGCCGAGATCGAATTCGACATCGACGCCTACCAGCCGCTGCCGTTGGCCAAGCCGACCGCTAGCCGCATCCAGGTCGAGAAGGCCCTGGCCTTGCTGGATCAGGCTGAGCGCCCATTGCTGGTAGCCGGTGGCGGCATCATCAATGCCGACGCCAGCGATCTGTTGGTGGAGTTCGCCGAGCTGACCGGCATTCCGGTTATCCCGACCCTGATGGGCTGGGGCACCATCCCGGACGATCACCCACTGATGGTGGGCATGGTTGGCTTGCAGACGTCGCACCGCTACGGCAACGCGACCATGCTGAAATCCGACGTGGTACTGGGCATCGGTAACCGTTGGGCCAACCGTCACACCGGTTCCGTTGACGTGTACACCGAAGGCCGCAAATTCATTCACGTCGACATCGAAGGCACTCAGATCGGCCGCGTGTTCACCCCGGACCTGGGCATCGTTTCCGACGCCGCTGCCGCGCTGACCGTGTTCATCGAAGTCGCTCGCGAATGGCAGGCCGCCGGCAAGCTGAAGAACCGCAGCGCCTGGCTGCAAGACTGCCAGCAGCGTAAAGCCAGCCTGCAGCGCAAGACTCACTTCGACAACGTGCCGGTCAAACCGCAACGCGTTTACGAAGAAATGAACCAGGTGTTCGGCAAAGACACCTGCTACGTCAGCACCATCGGTCTGTCGCAGATTGCCGGCGCGCAGTTCCTGCACGTCTACAAGCCGCGTCACTGGATCAACTGCGGCCAGGCCGGCCCGTTGGGTTGGACCATTCCGGCAGCGCTGGGCGTGGTCAAGGCTGATCCGGATCGTAAAGTCGTGGCCCTGTCGGGGGACTATGACTTCCAGTTCATGATCGAGGAATTGGCGGTGGGCGCGCAGTTCAAGCTGCCGTACATCCACGTCGTGGTGAACAACTCGTACCTGGGTCTGATCCGTCAGGCACAGCGCGGTTTCGACATGGACTACTGCGTACAGCTGTCCTTCGACAACCTCAACGCGCCGGAACTCAACGGTTACGGTGTCGACCACGTTGCAGTGGCCGAAGGCCTCGGTTGCAAGGCGCTGCGTGTGTTTGAACCGAGTCAGATCCAGCCTGCCCTGCGCAAGGCCCAGGAACTGATCGAAGAGTTCAAGGTGCCGGTGATCGTCGAGATCATCCTGGAGCGCGTGACCAACATTTCCATGGGCACCGAGATCAACGCCGTCAACGAATTCGAAGACCTGGCGCTGGTCGGCAACGACGCACCGACCGCGATTTCGTTGCTCGATTAA
- a CDS encoding GlcG/HbpS family heme-binding protein: protein MSALTLKVAVNLVDEAISAGRAISAAPLTIAVLDAGGHLITLQREDGASLLRPHVAIGKAWGAIALGKGSRLLALDAQQRPAFIAALNSLGQGSVVPAPGGVLVRDQDGNVLGAVGISGDLSDVDEQCAINAIEALGLVADAGVAA from the coding sequence ATGAGCGCTTTAACCTTGAAAGTCGCAGTCAACCTGGTCGACGAGGCCATCAGCGCAGGGCGGGCAATTTCCGCGGCGCCCTTGACCATTGCGGTACTGGATGCCGGCGGGCATCTGATCACCCTGCAACGCGAAGACGGCGCCAGCCTGCTGCGCCCGCACGTCGCCATCGGCAAAGCCTGGGGCGCCATTGCGCTGGGCAAGGGTTCACGCCTGCTGGCACTGGACGCCCAGCAACGCCCGGCGTTCATCGCCGCATTGAACAGCCTGGGGCAGGGCAGCGTCGTGCCGGCACCGGGTGGTGTGCTGGTTCGCGATCAGGACGGGAATGTGCTGGGGGCGGTGGGGATCAGCGGCGATCTGTCGGATGTTGATGAGCAGTGCGCGATCAATGCCATCGAGGCGTTGGGGTTGGTGGCGGATGCGGGGGTAGCGGCTTGA
- a CDS encoding REP-associated tyrosine transposase — translation MPGLSASHRLRIGRYAEQNRIYLLTANTLKREPVFKDCTLGRLVVHQFMQAQKEGFADTLAWVVMPDHFHWLIQLQRGSLAQLMCQTKSLSTRAINRAIGRTGSLWQQSFHDRALRKDEDLVKLARYVVANPLRAGLVEKLGDYPLWDAIWV, via the coding sequence ATGCCAGGGTTGTCCGCTTCACACCGTCTGCGCATCGGTCGCTATGCCGAACAAAACCGCATCTACCTACTGACTGCCAATACCCTGAAACGGGAACCTGTTTTCAAGGATTGCACCCTTGGCAGACTGGTCGTTCATCAATTCATGCAAGCACAGAAAGAAGGTTTCGCTGACACCTTGGCTTGGGTTGTCATGCCGGATCACTTTCACTGGCTGATTCAATTGCAAAGAGGATCGCTGGCGCAACTCATGTGTCAGACCAAGTCATTGAGTACTCGTGCAATCAACAGGGCAATTGGCAGAACGGGGAGTCTCTGGCAGCAGAGTTTTCATGACCGTGCGCTGAGAAAAGATGAAGATCTGGTGAAGCTGGCTCGATATGTCGTAGCTAACCCATTGCGGGCAGGGCTGGTCGAGAAGCTTGGTGACTATCCGTTGTGGGATGCGATCTGGGTTTGA
- a CDS encoding TetR/AcrR family transcriptional regulator, protein MSTIRERNKQLILRAASEEFADKGFAATKTSDIAAKAGLPKPNVYYYFKSKENLYREVLESIIEPILQASTPFNPDGEPGEVLSGYIRSKIRISRDLPFASKVFASEIMHGAPHLSRDLVEQLNGQAKHNIECIQTWIDRGQIAPIDPNHLMFSIWAATQTYADFDWQITAITGKAKLDEEDYEAAAQTIIRLVLKGCEAG, encoded by the coding sequence ATGAGCACTATCCGCGAGCGCAACAAACAATTGATCCTGCGTGCCGCCAGTGAGGAGTTCGCCGACAAGGGCTTCGCTGCGACCAAAACCAGTGATATCGCAGCCAAGGCGGGATTGCCCAAGCCCAACGTCTACTACTACTTCAAATCCAAGGAAAACCTCTACCGCGAGGTCCTGGAAAGCATCATCGAGCCAATCCTGCAGGCTTCGACGCCATTCAATCCGGACGGCGAGCCCGGTGAAGTGCTCAGCGGCTACATTCGCTCGAAAATCCGCATCTCCCGCGACCTGCCCTTCGCCTCCAAGGTGTTCGCCAGCGAAATCATGCACGGCGCGCCCCACCTGAGCCGCGACCTGGTCGAACAGCTCAATGGCCAGGCCAAGCACAACATCGAGTGCATCCAGACCTGGATCGACCGCGGGCAAATCGCCCCTATCGACCCCAACCACCTGATGTTCAGCATCTGGGCCGCGACCCAGACCTACGCCGACTTCGACTGGCAGATCACGGCCATCACCGGCAAGGCCAAGCTGGATGAAGAGGATTATGAAGCGGCGGCGCAGACGATTATCCGGTTGGTGCTCAAGGGGTGTGAGGCGGGTTGA
- a CDS encoding DUF808 domain-containing protein, which translates to MAGSSLLVLIDDIAAVLDDVSLMTKMAAKKTAGVLGDDLALNAQQVSGVRAEREIPVVWAVAKGSFINKLILVPSALAISAFVPWLVTPLLMVGGAYLCFEGFEKLAHKFLHSKAEDAAEHAQLVEAVADPATDLVAFEKDKIKGAIRTDFILSAEIIAITLGTVAGAPLSQQVIVLSGIAIVMTVGVYGLVAGIVKLDDLGLWLTQKPGQMAKSIGGAILRAAPYMMKSLSVIGTAAMFLVGGGILTHGVPVVHHWIESVGAAAGSGGFIVPVLLNGVAGIVAGAVVLVGVMAASKIWKALKG; encoded by the coding sequence ATGGCAGGAAGCAGTTTGCTGGTGCTGATTGACGACATTGCCGCCGTACTGGACGACGTGTCGTTGATGACCAAAATGGCCGCCAAGAAAACCGCCGGCGTACTCGGTGACGATCTGGCACTCAATGCCCAGCAAGTCAGCGGCGTGCGGGCCGAGCGGGAAATCCCGGTGGTCTGGGCGGTTGCCAAGGGTTCGTTCATCAATAAATTGATCCTGGTGCCGTCGGCGCTGGCGATCAGTGCGTTCGTTCCGTGGCTGGTCACGCCGCTGTTGATGGTCGGCGGTGCCTATCTGTGCTTCGAAGGCTTTGAAAAGCTCGCCCACAAGTTCCTGCACAGCAAGGCTGAGGACGCCGCCGAGCATGCGCAGTTGGTCGAGGCTGTGGCTGACCCTGCCACTGATCTGGTGGCGTTTGAAAAGGACAAGATCAAAGGCGCGATCCGCACTGACTTCATTCTTTCGGCAGAAATCATCGCCATCACCCTCGGTACCGTGGCCGGTGCGCCATTGAGCCAGCAAGTCATTGTGCTGTCGGGGATCGCAATCGTCATGACTGTCGGCGTCTATGGCCTGGTAGCGGGTATCGTCAAGCTGGATGACCTTGGGCTCTGGCTGACGCAGAAACCCGGGCAGATGGCGAAAAGCATCGGTGGCGCCATCCTGCGTGCTGCGCCGTACATGATGAAAAGCCTGTCGGTGATTGGCACGGCGGCGATGTTTCTGGTCGGCGGCGGCATCCTGACCCACGGCGTGCCGGTGGTGCATCACTGGATCGAAAGTGTTGGCGCGGCGGCCGGCAGTGGCGGATTTATCGTGCCGGTGTTGCTCAATGGCGTGGCGGGGATTGTCGCAGGCGCGGTGGTGTTGGTGGGCGTCATGGCGGCCAGCAAGATCTGGAAAGCCCTGAAAGGCTGA
- a CDS encoding VacJ family lipoprotein — MAKYLLLFAALLCAGVAHADNSKANAPVVVDSDGFKEPLSKLKFNPGLDQREFERSTLSALAVYDPLEEWNRRVYHFNYRFDQWVFLPVVNGYRYVTPSFLRTGVSNFFNNLGDVPNLLNSLLQLKGQRSLETTGRLLLNTTIGIAGLWDPATAMGLPRQSEDFGQTLGFYGVPGGAYFVLPILGPSNLRDTGGLLVDYTAENAINFLNVAEVSSNHPEVWILRGIDKRNQTSFRYGQMNSPFEYEKVRYVYTEARKLQIAE; from the coding sequence GTGGCTAAATATCTCCTGCTTTTCGCAGCGTTACTCTGTGCAGGCGTCGCCCATGCCGACAACAGCAAAGCCAACGCCCCCGTGGTGGTCGACAGTGACGGCTTCAAGGAACCACTGAGCAAGCTCAAGTTCAACCCGGGCCTGGACCAGCGCGAGTTCGAGCGTTCGACCCTCAGCGCACTGGCCGTCTACGATCCGCTGGAAGAGTGGAACCGGCGCGTCTATCACTTCAACTACCGCTTCGACCAATGGGTGTTCCTGCCGGTGGTCAATGGCTATCGCTACGTCACCCCGAGCTTCCTGCGCACCGGTGTCAGCAACTTCTTCAACAACCTCGGCGACGTGCCGAACCTGTTGAACAGCCTGCTGCAACTCAAGGGCCAGCGCTCGCTGGAAACCACCGGCCGCCTGCTGCTCAACACCACCATCGGCATCGCCGGCCTGTGGGACCCGGCCACCGCCATGGGCCTGCCACGCCAGAGCGAAGACTTCGGCCAGACCCTGGGTTTCTACGGCGTGCCGGGCGGCGCTTACTTCGTCCTGCCGATCCTCGGTCCGTCGAACCTGCGTGACACCGGCGGCCTGTTGGTGGATTACACGGCCGAGAATGCGATCAACTTCCTCAACGTGGCCGAAGTCAGCTCCAACCATCCGGAAGTCTGGATCCTGCGCGGCATCGACAAGCGCAACCAGACCAGCTTCCGCTATGGCCAGATGAACTCGCCGTTCGAGTACGAGAAAGTGCGCTACGTGTACACCGAAGCGCGCAAGTTGCAGATAGCCGAGTAA
- a CDS encoding serine/threonine protein kinase — translation MLRSLRFAALFGGLILSASALAADIDAASYGYPLTNPFEATIATTPPDLRPELPLDDDIDQSVRSVTLRPERAFELPDNFWAVKKLNYLIATQDHAAPLIFLIAGTGARYDSTLNEYLKKLYYKAGYHVVQLSSPTSYDFISAASRFATPGVSKEDAEDLYRVMQAVRAQNPKLPVTDYYLTGYSLGALDAAFVAHLDETRRSFNFKKVLLLNPPVNLYTSISNLDKLVQTEVKGINNSTTFYELVLNKLTRYFQQKGYIDLNDALLYDFQQSKQHLTNEQMAMLIGTSFRFSAADIAFTSDLINRRGLITPPKFPITEGTSLTPFLKRALQCDFDCYITEQVIPMWRARTDGGSLLQLIDQVSLYALKDYLHESPKIAVMHNADDVILGPGDLGFLRKTFGDRLTVYPHGGHCGNINYRVNSDAMLEFFRG, via the coding sequence ATGCTCCGTTCCTTGCGCTTCGCCGCCCTGTTTGGCGGCCTTATATTGAGTGCGTCCGCACTGGCGGCCGACATTGACGCCGCCAGTTATGGCTACCCCCTGACCAACCCGTTCGAGGCGACCATCGCGACCACGCCGCCGGACCTGCGTCCGGAGTTGCCACTGGACGATGACATCGATCAGTCAGTGCGCAGCGTCACCTTGCGTCCGGAACGGGCGTTCGAGCTGCCGGACAATTTCTGGGCGGTGAAGAAACTCAATTACCTCATTGCCACGCAGGATCACGCCGCGCCGCTGATTTTCCTGATCGCCGGTACCGGTGCGCGCTACGACAGCACCCTGAACGAATACCTGAAGAAGCTCTATTACAAGGCCGGCTACCACGTGGTGCAGCTGTCATCGCCCACCAGCTATGACTTCATCAGCGCCGCATCACGCTTCGCCACGCCGGGCGTGTCCAAGGAAGACGCCGAAGACCTGTATCGGGTAATGCAGGCCGTGCGGGCACAAAACCCGAAATTGCCGGTCACCGATTACTACCTGACCGGGTACAGCCTGGGTGCACTGGATGCCGCTTTCGTCGCGCACCTGGACGAAACCCGCCGCAGCTTCAACTTCAAGAAAGTCCTGCTGCTCAACCCGCCGGTCAATCTGTACACCTCGATCAGCAACCTCGACAAGCTGGTCCAGACCGAGGTCAAGGGCATCAACAACAGCACCACCTTCTATGAACTGGTGTTGAACAAACTGACCCGTTACTTCCAGCAGAAAGGTTATATCGACCTCAACGACGCCCTGCTCTACGACTTCCAGCAGTCCAAACAGCACCTGACCAACGAGCAGATGGCGATGCTGATCGGCACGTCGTTCCGCTTTTCGGCGGCCGACATTGCCTTCACCTCGGACCTGATCAACCGTCGCGGCCTGATCACCCCTCCAAAATTCCCGATCACCGAGGGCACCAGCCTCACGCCATTCCTCAAGCGTGCGCTGCAATGCGACTTCGATTGCTACATCACCGAACAGGTCATCCCGATGTGGCGCGCCCGCACCGACGGCGGCAGCCTGCTGCAACTGATCGACCAGGTGAGCCTGTATGCACTGAAGGACTACCTGCACGAAAGCCCGAAAATCGCGGTCATGCACAACGCCGACGACGTCATCCTCGGCCCTGGTGACCTGGGCTTCCTGCGCAAGACCTTCGGTGATCGCCTGACCGTTTACCCGCACGGTGGCCACTGCGGCAACATTAACTACCGCGTCAACAGCGACGCCATGCTGGAGTTCTTCCGTGGCTAA
- a CDS encoding beta (1-6) glucans synthase has translation MQVTCAALLPHGLTMSATSRFPFAAYLFACLLGLFALGGFWYGLGKPVILPDVASATHKLQCASYTPFDKDQSPFDVPFNLRPERMDADLALLSKSFECIRTYSMTGLEALPDLARKHGLKLMIGAWVNSNPVDTEKEVDLLIASANANPDVVSAVIVGNETLLRKEVTGTQLARLINKVKSQVKQPVTYADVWEFWLKHPEIAPAVDFLTIHLLPYWEDDPSNIDAALQHVAEVRQVFGNKFAPKDVLIGETGWPSEGRQRETALPSRVNEARFIRGFVAMAEQHGWHYNLIEAFDQPWKRASEGAVGGYWGLFDADRQDKGVLAGPVTNVPYWSQWLAVGGLIFIGTLLLGGRVRTTRAALVLPLLGALAACSMGAWGDLARVTTRFTSEWLWVGLLTALNLLVLAHAALTLSPRSGWRGRIFNWLEQRAGWLVATAGFAAAVMMLELVFDPRYRSFPSVAFIVPALVYLCRPVNVPRREIALLTFIIGAGIAPQLFREGLQNQQAWGWALVSGLMVAALWRCLRVRKA, from the coding sequence ATGCAGGTAACATGCGCCGCTTTGCTCCCACACGGCCTGACCATGTCCGCGACATCCCGCTTCCCTTTTGCTGCTTATCTTTTCGCGTGCCTGCTGGGGCTGTTTGCCCTTGGCGGCTTCTGGTACGGCCTCGGTAAACCGGTGATTCTGCCGGATGTCGCCAGCGCCACGCACAAGCTGCAATGCGCCTCCTACACCCCATTCGATAAAGACCAATCGCCGTTCGATGTGCCATTCAACCTGCGTCCCGAGCGCATGGACGCCGACCTCGCGCTGCTGTCAAAAAGCTTCGAATGCATCCGCACCTATTCCATGACCGGCCTCGAAGCCTTGCCGGATCTGGCGCGCAAGCATGGCTTGAAGCTGATGATCGGCGCCTGGGTCAACAGCAACCCGGTGGACACGGAAAAAGAAGTCGACCTGCTGATTGCCTCGGCCAATGCCAACCCGGATGTGGTGAGTGCGGTAATCGTCGGCAACGAAACCCTATTGCGCAAGGAAGTCACCGGCACGCAATTGGCCAGGCTGATCAACAAGGTCAAGAGCCAGGTCAAGCAGCCTGTCACCTATGCCGACGTCTGGGAATTCTGGCTCAAGCATCCGGAAATCGCCCCCGCCGTGGATTTCCTGACCATTCACTTGCTGCCGTACTGGGAAGATGATCCGTCGAACATCGACGCCGCCCTGCAACATGTCGCCGAAGTACGCCAGGTGTTCGGCAACAAGTTCGCACCCAAGGACGTACTGATCGGCGAAACCGGCTGGCCCAGCGAAGGCCGCCAGCGCGAGACCGCCCTGCCGAGCCGGGTCAATGAAGCCAGGTTCATTCGCGGTTTTGTCGCCATGGCCGAGCAACATGGCTGGCACTACAACCTGATCGAAGCCTTCGACCAGCCCTGGAAACGCGCCAGTGAAGGTGCGGTCGGTGGTTACTGGGGACTGTTCGATGCCGATCGCCAGGACAAGGGCGTGCTGGCCGGGCCCGTGACAAACGTACCGTACTGGTCGCAATGGCTGGCGGTGGGTGGCCTGATCTTTATCGGCACCCTGCTGCTTGGCGGCCGGGTTCGCACGACGCGCGCGGCGCTGGTGCTGCCGCTGCTCGGCGCACTGGCGGCCTGCTCGATGGGTGCCTGGGGCGACTTGGCACGGGTCACCACACGCTTTACCAGTGAATGGCTATGGGTCGGGTTGCTGACCGCGTTGAATCTGCTGGTGCTGGCCCATGCAGCACTGACGTTGAGTCCGCGTAGTGGATGGCGTGGAAGGATTTTCAACTGGCTGGAACAGCGTGCGGGCTGGCTGGTTGCCACGGCAGGTTTCGCGGCGGCAGTGATGATGCTGGAACTGGTGTTCGATCCGCGTTATCGCAGCTTCCCGAGTGTCGCGTTCATCGTGCCGGCGCTGGTTTATCTGTGCCGCCCGGTGAATGTGCCGCGCCGCGAGATTGCCCTGCTGACCTTCATCATCGGTGCCGGCATTGCGCCGCAGTTGTTCCGTGAAGGTTTGCAGAACCAGCAGGCCTGGGGCTGGGCGCTGGTGAGCGGGTTGATGGTGGCGGCGTTGTGGCGTTGCCTGCGGGTTCGCAAGGCTTGA
- a CDS encoding glycine betaine ABC transporter substrate-binding protein produces the protein MKMRRLLGAGAALVLAISATVASAAGKEVTLGYVDGWSDSVATTNVAAEVIRQKLGYDVKLQAVATGIMWQGVATGKLDAMLSAWLPVTHGDYWAKNKDQVVDYGPNFKDAKIGLIVPEYVKAKSIDDLKTDDSFKNRIVGIDAGSGVMLKTDQAIKDYDLTGYQLKASSGAGMIAELTRAEKKNESIAVTGWVPHWMFAKWKLRFLEDPKGVYGAAETVNSIGSKGLEAKAPEVAKFLKNFQWESKDEIGQVMLAIQDGAKPEAAAKDWVAKHPERVADWTK, from the coding sequence ATGAAGATGCGACGACTCTTGGGCGCAGGTGCCGCTTTGGTGCTGGCGATCAGTGCTACCGTGGCCAGTGCCGCCGGAAAGGAAGTGACTCTCGGTTATGTCGACGGCTGGTCGGACAGTGTCGCCACGACCAACGTGGCCGCAGAAGTGATCAGACAGAAACTCGGTTATGACGTGAAGCTGCAAGCGGTCGCTACCGGGATCATGTGGCAAGGCGTGGCCACCGGCAAACTCGACGCCATGCTGTCGGCCTGGCTGCCAGTGACCCACGGTGATTACTGGGCGAAGAACAAGGATCAGGTCGTCGATTACGGCCCGAACTTCAAGGACGCGAAAATCGGCCTGATCGTGCCGGAGTACGTTAAAGCCAAGTCCATCGACGATCTGAAAACCGACGACAGCTTCAAGAATCGCATCGTCGGCATCGACGCCGGTTCAGGTGTGATGCTCAAGACTGATCAGGCCATCAAGGATTACGACCTGACCGGTTATCAACTCAAGGCCAGTTCCGGTGCCGGCATGATTGCCGAGCTGACCCGTGCCGAGAAGAAAAACGAATCCATCGCAGTGACCGGCTGGGTGCCGCACTGGATGTTCGCCAAGTGGAAACTGCGCTTCCTCGAAGACCCGAAAGGCGTATACGGCGCGGCTGAGACCGTGAACAGCATCGGCAGCAAAGGCCTGGAGGCCAAGGCACCGGAAGTGGCCAAGTTCCTGAAGAACTTCCAGTGGGAATCCAAGGATGAAATCGGCCAGGTGATGCTGGCGATTCAGGACGGTGCCAAGCCTGAAGCCGCGGCGAAGGATTGGGTGGCCAAACACCCTGAGCGTGTGGCTGACTGGACTAAATAA